A single window of Streptomyces cathayae DNA harbors:
- a CDS encoding M23 family metallopeptidase: MPAKGKHRRSRAVRLTRSIAVAGAGGAVLALPLLGATGANAAPAQAAPEKAVQSFSVAGEKADGKKADSGRSGDVRTYIVKSGDHLAKIAESENVDGGWKQLYADNREAVGDDPSLIHPGLKLSVDGEAATSTPKKSPSSGPAGSLGLPSSSAPSSAPKKSAPKASSDATTVKQAANTSGYSSPVPGGGLGTAYKVAGSMWSSGYHTGVDFAIPTGTSLKAVGPGTVVSAGWAGAYGNQVVVQLEDGHYAQYAHLSSLSVSAGQTVSGGQQVGLSGSTGNSTGPHLHFEIRTTPNYGSDVDPVAYLGAKGVSIV, encoded by the coding sequence ATGCCCGCAAAGGGTAAGCACCGCCGTTCCCGCGCTGTGCGTCTCACTCGTTCCATCGCCGTCGCCGGTGCCGGTGGCGCCGTGCTCGCCCTGCCGCTTCTCGGCGCCACCGGCGCGAACGCCGCCCCGGCGCAGGCGGCCCCGGAAAAGGCCGTCCAGTCGTTCTCCGTCGCCGGCGAGAAGGCTGACGGCAAGAAGGCCGACAGCGGCCGGAGCGGCGACGTCCGCACGTACATCGTGAAGAGCGGCGACCACCTGGCGAAGATCGCCGAGTCCGAGAACGTCGACGGCGGCTGGAAGCAGCTCTACGCCGACAACCGGGAGGCCGTGGGTGACGACCCGTCGCTCATCCACCCCGGTCTGAAGCTCTCGGTCGACGGCGAGGCCGCGACGAGCACGCCGAAGAAGTCGCCCTCCTCCGGCCCCGCCGGTTCCCTGGGGCTGCCCTCGTCGTCCGCTCCGTCCTCCGCGCCGAAGAAGTCCGCGCCGAAGGCCTCCTCCGACGCCACGACCGTGAAGCAGGCCGCGAACACCTCCGGTTACAGCTCGCCGGTGCCCGGTGGCGGCCTCGGCACCGCCTACAAGGTGGCCGGCAGCATGTGGTCCAGCGGCTACCACACGGGTGTCGACTTCGCCATCCCGACCGGCACCTCCCTGAAGGCCGTCGGCCCGGGCACCGTCGTCTCCGCGGGCTGGGCCGGTGCATACGGCAACCAGGTCGTCGTCCAGCTCGAGGACGGCCACTACGCCCAGTACGCCCACCTGTCCTCGCTGTCCGTCTCGGCCGGCCAGACCGTGAGCGGCGGCCAGCAGGTCGGCCTCTCGGGGTCCACCGGCAACTCGACCGGCCCGCACCTGCACTTCGAGATCCGCACCACGCCGAACTACGGCTCGGACGTGGACCCGGTCGCCTACCTCGGGGCGAAGGGCGTCTCCATCGTCTGA